A genomic segment from Dietzia psychralcaliphila encodes:
- a CDS encoding SDR family NAD(P)-dependent oxidoreductase, producing the protein MSTPATPSPRPVPGGEIVVIFGGRSEIGLAVAQRLADGRTVVLATRPGRDVSALAAPLVAAGAVAVETMDFDADDLDSHVRVVEDIESRIGEISIAVLAFGILGDQEVAERDAAAAARILHTDFVAQAALLTVLAERMKPRGRGVLVAFSSVAGQRVRRANYVYGSAKAGLDGFASGMADALHGTGVTVVIPRPGFVIGRMTEGMDPAPFSSTADQVADAVVSRVTSRRAGVVWIPWQLRVMFAVARLVPQPVWRRMPR; encoded by the coding sequence ATGTCGACCCCCGCAACCCCCTCACCCCGGCCCGTACCTGGTGGCGAGATCGTCGTGATCTTCGGTGGTCGGAGCGAGATCGGTCTGGCCGTCGCCCAGCGCCTCGCAGACGGACGGACGGTCGTCCTGGCCACACGACCCGGTCGCGACGTCTCAGCGCTGGCCGCCCCTCTCGTGGCGGCCGGGGCGGTCGCCGTCGAGACTATGGACTTCGACGCCGACGACCTCGACTCCCACGTCCGGGTCGTGGAGGACATCGAGTCCCGGATCGGTGAGATCTCGATCGCCGTCCTGGCGTTCGGGATCCTCGGCGACCAGGAGGTGGCGGAACGGGACGCGGCGGCCGCGGCCCGGATCCTGCACACCGACTTCGTGGCGCAGGCCGCCCTGCTCACCGTTCTGGCGGAGCGGATGAAGCCCCGGGGACGCGGGGTGCTGGTGGCGTTCTCCTCGGTCGCAGGTCAACGGGTCAGGCGGGCGAACTACGTGTACGGCTCCGCCAAGGCCGGCCTCGACGGATTCGCCTCGGGAATGGCCGACGCCCTCCACGGCACGGGCGTCACGGTGGTGATCCCGCGACCGGGGTTCGTGATCGGCCGGATGACCGAGGGCATGGACCCCGCCCCGTTCTCCTCGACTGCCGACCAGGTGGCCGACGCGGTGGTCTCGCGCGTGACGTCCCGACGGGCGGGGGTGGTGTGGATCCCGTGGCAGCTGCGGGTGATGTTCGCCGTCGCCCGGCTCGTGCCGCAGCCGGTGTGGCGACGGATGCCGCGGTGA
- the lnt gene encoding apolipoprotein N-acyltransferase produces MIPVLFRVVGAATAGALLAVSFPPVGLWWAALPALALLVVVLAPFRGPAPRARTGALLGLVAGLVFFLLLVPWVGLYVGAYAAWALALVEALYLAAFGAGAVLILRAGLASGPRPGLRAVGAALGIAGWWSLWEWIRSSWPWGGFPWGRLAFGQADGPLLPLASLGGTPLLGFAVAATGAAIGLAVLLFARRRQPLRAATGLLAVPLATVGLVAVAAVDNTSDDPVETADVAVIQGNVPRLGLDFNAQRRAVLENHLRVTAELADDVEAGTAARPDLVLWPENASDISPLADQRAGDQISALSRRLDAPILVGTVLRVGDGPEATNSYLVWDGRSSDPVVDRHDKKYIQPFGEWLPLRGPLEALFPIARTAGHFVPGDGSGLVTAAGIDLGVAICFEIAFDAAAREPVARGAQILTVPTNNATFGRSPMTYQQLAMSRVRAVEHRVPVLIAATSGVSAVIDPDGRVLQETGIFEPATLAAQVELGGAGTMATRLGGIPQMVSCLIGLVGLGWALIRTRQRPATDHEET; encoded by the coding sequence GTGATCCCTGTCCTGTTCCGGGTGGTGGGTGCGGCCACGGCCGGTGCGCTCCTGGCCGTCTCGTTCCCCCCGGTCGGCCTGTGGTGGGCGGCGCTCCCCGCTCTCGCCCTCCTCGTCGTCGTCCTGGCCCCGTTCCGTGGGCCTGCGCCCCGTGCGCGCACGGGCGCGCTCCTCGGGTTGGTCGCCGGCCTGGTGTTCTTCCTCCTGCTGGTCCCGTGGGTGGGGTTGTACGTGGGTGCGTACGCCGCGTGGGCTCTGGCGCTGGTCGAGGCGCTGTACCTCGCGGCGTTCGGCGCCGGGGCCGTGCTGATCCTCCGGGCCGGGCTCGCGTCCGGGCCGCGTCCCGGCCTGCGGGCAGTGGGTGCGGCGCTCGGGATCGCCGGCTGGTGGTCGCTGTGGGAGTGGATCCGGTCCTCGTGGCCGTGGGGTGGTTTCCCGTGGGGCCGGTTGGCGTTCGGCCAGGCCGACGGCCCGCTACTACCGCTGGCCTCACTCGGCGGGACCCCGCTGCTCGGGTTCGCGGTAGCGGCCACGGGCGCCGCGATCGGTCTCGCCGTCCTGCTGTTCGCGCGCCGGCGTCAGCCACTCCGCGCCGCCACCGGACTCCTGGCGGTCCCGTTGGCCACCGTGGGACTCGTCGCCGTCGCCGCGGTCGACAACACGAGCGACGACCCGGTGGAGACGGCCGACGTCGCCGTCATCCAGGGCAACGTCCCGCGCCTCGGGTTGGACTTCAACGCCCAGCGCCGTGCGGTTCTCGAGAACCATCTGCGGGTGACCGCGGAACTCGCCGACGACGTCGAGGCCGGCACGGCGGCCCGGCCGGACCTGGTGCTGTGGCCGGAGAACGCCTCCGACATCTCGCCTCTGGCAGACCAGCGCGCCGGCGACCAGATCTCCGCACTGTCCCGTCGCCTGGACGCCCCGATCCTCGTGGGCACCGTCCTGCGGGTGGGTGACGGCCCCGAGGCCACCAACTCGTACCTGGTCTGGGACGGCCGATCCTCCGACCCCGTGGTCGATCGCCACGACAAGAAGTACATCCAGCCGTTCGGCGAGTGGTTGCCGCTTCGCGGGCCACTGGAGGCCCTGTTCCCGATCGCCCGGACCGCGGGCCACTTCGTCCCCGGTGACGGCAGCGGGTTGGTCACCGCCGCCGGGATCGATCTCGGCGTGGCCATCTGCTTCGAGATCGCGTTCGACGCCGCGGCCCGTGAACCGGTCGCCCGCGGCGCGCAGATCCTCACCGTGCCCACCAACAACGCCACGTTCGGTCGATCCCCGATGACCTACCAGCAACTCGCCATGTCCCGGGTCCGGGCCGTGGAACACCGTGTGCCCGTCCTCATCGCCGCCACCAGTGGGGTAAGCGCGGTGATAGACCCCGATGGTCGGGTGCTCCAGGAGACCGGGATCTTCGAGCCCGCGACGCTGGCGGCGCAGGTCGAGTTGGGGGGCGCCGGTACCATGGCAACCCGACTGGGCGGCATCCCGCAGATGGTGAGCTGTCTCATCGGGCTCGTCGGCCTGGGATGGGCGTTGATCCGTACCCGGCAGCGGCCCGCGACCGACCACGAGGAGACGTAA
- a CDS encoding M24 family metallopeptidase → MSSGPSDIHSRRLAAVRDRARELGIDHVVVYSGEDMSYLTGERMDSHERLTALVVPVGDGTPLLVLPALELTGVTRRAADRVGAEIHPWADGTDAVPLVAGTVSGRIAVSTALPALHLVPLQMGVDGEVILASEVIDHVRAVKTPHEVGELAEAARRIDAVHARMDEFLRVGRTEAQVGELITAAIEQEGLTHAEFVIVGSGPNGADPHHGVSDRVIDTGDIVVVDIGGPLESGYHSDCTRTYSMGAPDPGVAEAYAVLEEAQRLAREAVRPGVAIGEVDAAARGHLAAAGLGELFIHRTGHGIGLGLHEPPFVAPGADTILAEGMTFSVEPGIYTAGGWGARLEDIVAVTADGRRDLNTGDRGLRVL, encoded by the coding sequence ATGAGCAGCGGCCCCTCGGACATCCACTCCCGACGACTGGCGGCGGTACGTGATCGCGCGCGTGAGCTCGGCATCGATCACGTGGTGGTGTACTCGGGTGAGGACATGTCCTACCTCACCGGTGAGCGCATGGATTCCCACGAGCGGCTCACGGCGCTGGTTGTGCCCGTCGGCGACGGAACACCCCTCCTCGTGCTCCCGGCCCTCGAGCTCACCGGCGTGACCCGCCGGGCCGCCGACAGGGTGGGTGCGGAGATCCATCCCTGGGCGGACGGAACCGACGCGGTCCCACTCGTGGCGGGCACGGTGTCCGGCCGGATCGCCGTGTCGACCGCGCTGCCCGCGCTCCATCTCGTCCCCCTCCAGATGGGTGTCGACGGCGAGGTGATCCTGGCCTCGGAGGTGATCGACCACGTACGGGCCGTCAAGACGCCGCACGAGGTCGGCGAACTCGCCGAGGCCGCCCGTCGCATCGACGCGGTGCATGCACGGATGGACGAGTTCCTCCGCGTCGGCCGTACAGAGGCGCAGGTGGGTGAGCTCATCACCGCCGCCATCGAACAGGAGGGGCTCACCCACGCCGAGTTCGTGATCGTCGGGTCCGGACCCAACGGCGCCGACCCTCATCACGGGGTCTCCGACCGCGTGATCGACACGGGCGACATCGTCGTGGTGGACATCGGCGGACCGCTCGAGAGCGGCTACCACTCGGACTGCACCCGCACCTACTCGATGGGCGCGCCTGACCCCGGGGTCGCCGAGGCGTACGCGGTGTTGGAGGAGGCGCAGCGGCTGGCCCGGGAGGCCGTGCGTCCCGGCGTCGCGATCGGCGAGGTCGACGCCGCGGCCCGCGGTCACCTCGCGGCTGCTGGTCTCGGGGAACTGTTCATCCACCGCACCGGACACGGGATCGGTCTGGGCCTGCACGAGCCACCGTTCGTCGCCCCCGGGGCCGACACCATACTGGCGGAGGGCATGACGTTCTCCGTCGAGCCCGGGATCTACACGGCGGGCGGGTGGGGCGCCCGTCTCGAGGACATCGTCGCGGTGACCGCGGACGGCCGGCGCGACCTGAACACCGGTGATCGGGGCCTGCGGGTCCTCTAG
- a CDS encoding sigma factor-like helix-turn-helix DNA-binding protein encodes METTFDFDDDEPSPVAQLAAIAEAKTALAREESAAVRHARLHGMSWAEIGLLLGVSKQALHKRFGKMG; translated from the coding sequence ATGGAGACGACGTTCGACTTCGACGACGACGAACCGAGCCCGGTAGCTCAACTGGCTGCGATCGCGGAGGCGAAAACGGCACTCGCCCGGGAGGAGTCCGCGGCGGTTCGTCATGCTCGACTGCACGGTATGAGCTGGGCGGAGATAGGCCTCCTACTGGGCGTGAGCAAGCAGGCCCTGCACAAGCGTTTCGGCAAGATGGGATAA
- a CDS encoding RNA polymerase-binding protein RbpA → MADRVLRGSRLGAVSYETDRDTDLAPRRMAKYQTENGEVYEVPFADDAEIPGTWMCKNGQEGQLIDGPAVEVKKGKPPRTHWDMLLERRSLEDLEDLLKERMDLLKKRRRAGAR, encoded by the coding sequence ATGGCAGATCGAGTCCTCAGAGGCAGCCGCCTCGGTGCGGTGAGCTACGAGACCGACCGGGACACCGATCTCGCACCCCGCCGGATGGCCAAGTACCAGACGGAGAACGGCGAGGTGTACGAGGTCCCGTTCGCGGACGACGCCGAGATCCCCGGCACCTGGATGTGCAAGAACGGCCAGGAGGGCCAGCTCATCGACGGTCCGGCGGTCGAGGTCAAGAAGGGCAAGCCGCCGCGCACCCACTGGGACATGCTGCTCGAGCGTCGCTCGCTCGAAGATCTCGAGGATCTGCTCAAGGAGCGGATGGACCTGCTCAAGAAGCGTCGGCGCGCCGGCGCACGCTGA
- a CDS encoding cobalt-precorrin-6A reductase, translating to MTARFIGVGPGSADLLTVRATRLIAQCGTCLFEGDSVTPEVLDLCPPAARLVDTTGMPLADVIAEIRSAAQREDRVVRLFPGDSASYPGVFEETRALDAEHIGWQIVPGVPVVAAAAAALGVELTGPHGPGSAFITRVDDPSEPLASITGPASPDLTVVLHVRASHLAEVTRELIPAYGPDCPAGIVVSAGGEGESTVVGTLADIADRMVGTALSTDVVMVVGRILGLRGDDDEPAISREPGPASSPSPGTTPEPTPPSVVPTSARIPAAAPGRILVLGGTGEARRLADLMVAAGLDVVTSLAGKVSRPRLPRGEVLTGGFGGTEGLITWLRAHDVSAVIDATDPFSAEISASAIRAAHETGVPLLRVHRPPWTPEDGDDWIRVADTDAAAQLVRQRFRRPMLTVGRHGPTAFAGDTRGSYLIRCAEPPPGTLPHRYLLVLDRGPFGVESERTIMSRHRIDVLVTRNSGGPASIATLRAARDLRIPIVMVDRPADPHPAGGGPDGAGHLSDTGHLVDTVHSVDDAARWLVRRFGSR from the coding sequence GTGACCGCTCGTTTCATCGGTGTCGGTCCCGGCTCCGCGGATCTGCTCACCGTCCGCGCCACCAGGCTCATCGCGCAGTGCGGGACCTGCCTGTTCGAGGGCGATTCCGTGACCCCCGAGGTGCTGGACCTCTGCCCACCGGCGGCCCGCCTGGTCGACACGACCGGGATGCCCCTGGCGGACGTCATCGCGGAGATCCGGTCGGCGGCCCAGCGGGAAGACCGGGTCGTCCGCCTCTTCCCCGGTGATTCCGCGTCGTACCCGGGAGTGTTCGAGGAGACCCGCGCCCTCGATGCCGAGCACATCGGGTGGCAGATCGTCCCCGGGGTGCCCGTGGTCGCCGCGGCAGCCGCCGCACTCGGGGTCGAGCTCACCGGACCACACGGACCCGGATCAGCATTCATCACGCGGGTGGACGACCCGTCCGAGCCGCTCGCGTCGATCACCGGCCCGGCGTCACCCGACCTCACCGTGGTGCTCCACGTGCGCGCCTCACACCTCGCGGAGGTGACCCGGGAGCTCATCCCCGCCTACGGACCCGATTGCCCCGCCGGGATCGTGGTGTCCGCGGGTGGCGAGGGCGAGTCCACGGTCGTCGGGACCCTCGCGGACATCGCCGATCGGATGGTGGGCACCGCTCTCTCGACGGACGTGGTGATGGTCGTCGGACGGATCCTCGGTCTCCGGGGAGACGACGACGAACCAGCGATCAGTCGCGAACCGGGCCCGGCATCGAGCCCCTCACCCGGGACCACCCCTGAGCCGACCCCTCCATCCGTCGTGCCGACCTCCGCCCGGATCCCCGCGGCCGCACCGGGCCGGATCCTCGTGTTGGGTGGGACCGGCGAGGCCCGCCGACTCGCCGACCTCATGGTCGCGGCCGGGCTCGACGTGGTGACCTCCCTCGCCGGAAAGGTCTCCCGCCCGCGGTTGCCCCGGGGAGAGGTCCTCACCGGGGGTTTCGGCGGGACCGAGGGCCTGATCACCTGGCTCCGCGCGCACGACGTGAGCGCCGTCATCGATGCCACCGACCCGTTCTCCGCCGAGATATCGGCCTCCGCGATCAGGGCCGCCCACGAGACCGGTGTACCGCTGCTCCGGGTGCACCGCCCGCCGTGGACTCCGGAGGACGGGGACGACTGGATCCGCGTCGCAGACACGGACGCCGCTGCTCAACTGGTCCGGCAGCGGTTCCGCCGCCCGATGCTCACAGTGGGACGGCACGGCCCGACCGCCTTCGCGGGCGACACCCGGGGCTCCTATCTGATCCGGTGCGCCGAACCGCCACCAGGAACGCTCCCGCACCGCTACCTGCTCGTGCTGGACCGCGGGCCGTTCGGCGTCGAGTCCGAGCGGACCATCATGTCCCGACACCGGATCGACGTCCTGGTCACCCGCAACAGTGGGGGACCGGCATCGATCGCGACGCTGCGCGCCGCGCGCGATCTGCGGATCCCGATCGTGATGGTGGACCGACCGGCTGATCCCCACCCCGCCGGAGGCGGACCCGACGGTGCCGGGCACCTCAGCGACACCGGGCACCTCGTCGACACCGTGCACTCGGTGGACGACGCGGCCCGGTGGCTGGTCCGGCGCTTCGGCTCACGCTGA
- a CDS encoding polyprenol monophosphomannose synthase: MTDPTTPGAGVPSARTLVIIPTYDERDNLPGVVERLLASSPDVAVLIADDNSPDGTGEVADRLAEDDARGRINVLHREGKQGLGAAYIAGFRWGLERGYTVLVEMDADGSHPPERLPAMLAAVDAGADLAIGSRYVPGGGVVNWPWRRHVISRGGNVYSRIMLGVGIKDITAGYRAYRSESLARLDLDAIESKGYCFQIDMTWRLLNNGGTVVEVPITFTERTVGQSKMSESIFREAAVNVARWGWEKRRRQLASLVRR, translated from the coding sequence GTGACCGATCCCACGACGCCGGGGGCCGGAGTCCCGTCCGCGCGGACCCTGGTGATCATCCCGACATACGACGAGCGGGACAACCTGCCGGGCGTCGTCGAGCGGCTACTCGCGTCGTCCCCCGACGTGGCGGTCCTCATCGCGGACGACAACAGCCCCGACGGCACGGGGGAGGTGGCCGACCGGCTCGCCGAAGATGATGCACGGGGGCGGATCAACGTCCTGCACCGCGAGGGCAAGCAGGGGCTCGGGGCCGCCTACATCGCTGGTTTCCGTTGGGGCCTGGAGCGCGGCTACACCGTGCTGGTGGAGATGGACGCCGACGGCAGCCACCCGCCCGAGCGGTTGCCCGCGATGCTCGCGGCCGTCGACGCCGGCGCTGACCTGGCTATCGGATCGCGGTACGTCCCGGGCGGTGGCGTCGTCAACTGGCCGTGGCGACGCCACGTCATCTCGCGCGGCGGAAACGTCTACTCGCGGATCATGTTGGGGGTGGGCATCAAGGACATCACGGCGGGGTACCGCGCGTACCGCAGCGAGTCGCTGGCCCGACTCGATCTGGACGCCATCGAGTCCAAGGGCTACTGCTTCCAGATCGACATGACCTGGCGACTGCTGAACAACGGGGGCACGGTCGTCGAGGTCCCCATCACCTTCACCGAACGCACCGTCGGGCAGTCCAAGATGAGCGAGTCGATCTTCCGGGAGGCCGCGGTGAACGTGGCCCGCTGGGGCTGGGAGAAGCGGCGCCGTCAGTTGGCCTCGCTCGTCCGGCGGTGA
- a CDS encoding amidohydrolase, which produces MTALLATGGRVLTPASRDATALAHENGLIVWAGSDAPGPALFPDAERLDLDGDWVAPAFVECLSTGLDGEESAGNGVVPAPVPGSHPLDAVDERIRAGDRVVLDAHEDPARIAGELTRLAGELGGPAVARCTPVLIGMSARIDDGTLAALAAVGAVLLLRPLVDDLDGCDLVRIAGSGVALAASTRVDAAVRPWDALRALTTVPGGRGLSPRAAFTALTRGARRAAGARDGTAGTLTPGAAATFARWRTGELAVVAADDAVQRWSTDPRSGVPPMPDLSGPDPVLRGLVVDGRATVLTR; this is translated from the coding sequence ATGACCGCACTGCTGGCCACCGGAGGCCGCGTCCTCACCCCCGCCTCGCGTGATGCCACCGCGCTGGCCCACGAGAACGGGCTGATCGTGTGGGCCGGCTCCGACGCACCGGGACCGGCCCTGTTCCCCGACGCAGAGCGCCTCGACCTCGACGGGGACTGGGTCGCGCCCGCGTTCGTCGAATGCCTCTCCACGGGTCTGGACGGCGAGGAGTCGGCCGGCAACGGCGTGGTCCCCGCCCCTGTGCCCGGATCGCACCCGCTCGACGCCGTGGATGAACGGATCCGCGCGGGGGATCGGGTGGTTCTGGACGCCCACGAGGACCCCGCGCGGATCGCGGGGGAACTCACCCGCCTGGCCGGGGAGCTCGGCGGCCCCGCGGTCGCACGGTGCACCCCGGTGCTCATCGGTATGAGCGCGCGGATCGACGACGGGACACTCGCGGCTCTCGCGGCGGTCGGCGCGGTGCTCCTGCTCCGGCCCCTCGTGGACGACCTCGACGGATGCGACCTGGTCCGCATCGCCGGTTCCGGGGTCGCACTCGCCGCGTCCACCCGGGTCGATGCCGCGGTGCGGCCGTGGGACGCCCTGCGGGCGCTCACCACGGTGCCCGGCGGACGGGGCCTGTCCCCGCGCGCGGCGTTCACCGCCCTGACCCGGGGGGCCCGCCGCGCCGCGGGGGCACGTGACGGGACCGCCGGGACGCTCACGCCCGGTGCGGCGGCGACCTTCGCGCGGTGGCGCACGGGTGAGCTCGCGGTGGTCGCGGCCGACGACGCCGTCCAGCGCTGGTCCACCGATCCGAGGTCCGGTGTCCCGCCGATGCCCGATCTCTCGGGCCCGGACCCCGTGCTGCGCGGGCTCGTCGTGGACGGCCGGGCCACGGTGCTCACGCGGTGA
- a CDS encoding pyridoxamine 5'-phosphate oxidase family protein, translating into MSRTLADLSPDAHEFLAEYHLGSLTTLRRDGSPHVVAVGFTIDPESGLARVITRRGSQKARNAARGGRAAVSHVDRGRWLTFEGSARLLTDEASIREGERRYGLRYREPKPNPERVVVAIEVDRVLGSARMFTGSGVR; encoded by the coding sequence ATGTCCCGCACTCTGGCAGACCTCTCCCCCGACGCGCATGAGTTCCTCGCCGAGTACCACCTCGGCTCGCTGACCACGCTGCGCCGCGACGGCTCACCGCACGTGGTCGCGGTGGGTTTCACCATCGACCCCGAGTCAGGTCTGGCACGCGTGATCACCCGTCGGGGTTCGCAGAAGGCGCGCAACGCCGCGCGCGGCGGGCGGGCGGCGGTCTCCCACGTGGACCGGGGCCGCTGGCTGACCTTCGAGGGGTCGGCACGGCTACTCACCGACGAGGCCTCGATCCGCGAGGGCGAGCGTCGCTACGGACTGCGCTACCGCGAACCGAAGCCGAATCCCGAGCGCGTCGTGGTGGCGATAGAGGTGGACCGAGTCCTGGGCTCCGCCCGGATGTTCACCGGGTCCGGCGTCCGCTAG
- a CDS encoding ATP-binding cassette domain-containing protein codes for MSDHIADTHDVIRVRGARENNLKSISVDLPKRRLTAFTGVSGSGKSSLVFATIAAESQRMINETYSAFLQGFMPTLARPDVDLLDGLTTAIVVDQERMGSDPRSTVGTATDTGALLRILFSRLAEPHIGGPKAYSFNVASASGVGTLKKADGSRQKAEFSITGGMCVRCEGRGSVSDFDVDALVDRSRSLAEGAITVPGYSMDGWYGRIYAGSGFFDMDKPVAEFTEQEMHDLLRRDPVKIKADGINVTFEGLIPKIQKSMLAKDVEAMQPHIRAFVERAVVFTTCPDCEGTRLNEGARASRIGELNIADVSAMQIVDLAEWLRGVSEPSVAPLLAALQHSLDSFVEIGLGYLSLDRPAGTLSGGESQRVKMIRHLGSALTDVTYVFDEPSIGLHPHDIQRMNDLLLRLRDKGNTVLVVEHKPEIIAIADHVVDLGPGAGSTGGEICYEGPVTGLRESDTVTGRHLDDRATLKGEVRQAAGHLEVRGATAHNVRDVDVDIPLGVLCVVTGVAGSGKSSLIHGSVSPRPGVVAIDQAAIRGSRRSNPATYTGLLEPIRKAFAKANGVKPALFSPNSESACPTCKGAGVIYSDLGLMAGVATTCDDCEGRRFQAEVLEYRLGERNIGEVLAMSVATAEEFFREGPARIPAAHKILLRLRDVGLGYVRLGQPLTTLSGGERQRLKLAAQMADKAEVYVLDEPTTGLHLADVQNLLGMLDRLVDSGRSVIVIEHHQAVMAHADWIIDLGPGAGHGGGRVVFEGTPTELVAGRPTLTGEHLAHYVAAGI; via the coding sequence GTGAGCGACCACATCGCCGACACCCATGACGTCATCCGCGTCCGGGGCGCTCGCGAGAACAATCTCAAGTCGATCAGCGTCGACCTGCCCAAACGCCGACTCACCGCCTTCACCGGGGTGTCCGGTTCCGGCAAGAGCTCCCTGGTCTTCGCCACCATCGCCGCCGAGTCCCAGCGGATGATCAACGAGACCTACAGCGCGTTCCTGCAGGGCTTCATGCCCACCCTCGCGCGACCCGACGTGGACCTTCTCGACGGCCTCACCACGGCCATCGTCGTGGACCAGGAGCGCATGGGTTCCGATCCCCGCTCCACGGTCGGCACCGCCACCGACACCGGTGCGCTGCTGCGCATCCTGTTCAGCCGGTTGGCGGAGCCGCACATCGGCGGCCCCAAGGCGTATTCCTTCAACGTCGCGTCCGCCAGCGGGGTGGGCACGCTCAAGAAGGCGGACGGAAGCCGGCAGAAGGCGGAGTTCTCCATCACCGGCGGTATGTGCGTCAGATGCGAGGGGCGTGGATCGGTGTCCGACTTCGACGTCGACGCTCTCGTCGACCGGTCCAGGTCGCTCGCAGAGGGGGCCATCACGGTGCCCGGGTACTCGATGGACGGGTGGTACGGGCGCATCTACGCGGGGTCCGGGTTCTTCGACATGGACAAGCCCGTCGCGGAGTTCACCGAGCAGGAGATGCACGACCTGCTCCGCCGGGATCCGGTCAAGATCAAGGCCGACGGGATCAACGTGACCTTCGAGGGGTTGATCCCTAAGATCCAGAAGTCGATGCTGGCCAAGGACGTCGAGGCGATGCAACCCCATATCCGGGCGTTCGTCGAGCGCGCCGTGGTGTTCACCACCTGCCCCGACTGCGAGGGCACGCGACTCAACGAGGGCGCGAGGGCATCGCGGATCGGGGAGCTGAACATCGCCGACGTCTCGGCCATGCAGATCGTCGATCTGGCCGAGTGGCTGCGCGGGGTCTCCGAGCCGTCGGTCGCGCCGCTGCTGGCCGCCCTCCAGCACAGTCTCGACTCCTTCGTCGAGATCGGGCTGGGCTACCTGTCCCTGGACCGGCCCGCCGGCACGCTCTCCGGTGGTGAATCACAGAGGGTCAAGATGATCCGACATCTCGGGTCGGCGCTGACCGACGTGACCTACGTGTTCGACGAGCCGTCCATCGGGCTGCACCCCCACGATATCCAGCGGATGAACGACCTGTTGCTGCGGCTGCGCGACAAGGGCAACACCGTACTGGTGGTCGAACACAAGCCGGAGATCATCGCGATCGCCGATCACGTGGTGGACCTCGGGCCCGGCGCCGGCTCCACAGGTGGCGAGATCTGCTACGAGGGGCCGGTCACCGGGCTCCGGGAGAGCGACACCGTCACCGGTCGCCACCTCGACGACCGGGCGACCCTCAAGGGCGAGGTCCGGCAGGCGGCCGGCCACCTCGAGGTGCGGGGCGCGACCGCCCACAACGTGCGGGACGTGGACGTCGACATCCCGCTGGGCGTGTTGTGCGTGGTGACCGGCGTGGCGGGCTCCGGAAAGAGCTCGCTCATCCACGGGTCGGTCTCCCCACGGCCCGGGGTGGTGGCGATCGACCAGGCCGCCATCCGCGGGTCCCGCCGCAGCAACCCCGCCACGTACACCGGGCTGCTCGAACCCATCCGGAAGGCGTTCGCCAAGGCCAACGGTGTCAAGCCCGCGCTGTTCAGCCCCAACTCCGAAAGCGCGTGCCCCACCTGCAAGGGGGCGGGCGTGATCTACAGCGACCTCGGTCTGATGGCCGGGGTCGCCACGACGTGCGACGACTGCGAGGGCAGACGGTTCCAGGCCGAGGTGCTGGAGTACAGGCTGGGGGAGCGCAACATCGGTGAGGTTCTCGCGATGTCGGTGGCGACGGCTGAGGAGTTCTTCCGCGAGGGACCGGCGCGGATCCCGGCCGCGCACAAGATCCTGCTCCGGCTCCGCGACGTCGGGCTGGGATATGTCCGATTGGGGCAGCCGCTGACCACGTTGTCCGGCGGGGAGCGGCAGCGCCTCAAGCTGGCCGCGCAGATGGCGGACAAGGCGGAGGTCTACGTACTCGACGAACCGACCACCGGCCTTCATCTGGCCGATGTTCAGAACCTGCTGGGCATGCTCGACAGGCTCGTCGATTCGGGCAGGTCCGTCATCGTCATCGAACACCACCAGGCCGTGATGGCCCACGCGGACTGGATCATCGACCTCGGGCCCGGGGCCGGGCACGGCGGTGGCCGCGTCGTGTTCGAGGGCACGCCCACCGAGCTCGTCGCCGGCCGGCCCACGCTCACCGGTGAACACCTGGCGCACTACGTGGCGGCAGGTATCTGA
- a CDS encoding pyridoxamine 5'-phosphate oxidase family protein → MPGNRYPEIAFGPAVRARQESAGVTRPPDTGEFALEGTDTALIRRADHFLLSTVTESGWPYVQHRGGPAGFVHVLTPTTLAWVEFRGNRQYVSTGNMDHDGRACLFFVDYPTRTRLKVFGHARTVEPERDPDLIERLRTMGDRTYTGHVERAIIVDLVATDANCSSHITPRWDRGYIDDLTEVYRRQIDALREG, encoded by the coding sequence ATGCCCGGCAACAGATACCCCGAGATCGCGTTCGGCCCCGCCGTCCGTGCGCGGCAGGAGTCAGCGGGCGTCACCCGGCCGCCGGATACCGGCGAGTTCGCACTCGAGGGCACGGACACCGCGCTGATTCGGCGCGCCGACCACTTCCTCCTCTCGACCGTCACGGAGTCCGGATGGCCGTATGTCCAGCACCGCGGCGGGCCGGCGGGCTTCGTCCACGTCCTGACCCCGACGACGCTCGCGTGGGTCGAGTTCCGCGGTAACCGGCAGTACGTCTCGACGGGCAATATGGACCACGACGGCCGCGCCTGCCTGTTCTTCGTGGACTATCCCACCCGGACCCGGCTCAAGGTGTTCGGCCACGCGCGGACCGTCGAGCCGGAACGGGACCCGGACCTGATCGAGCGGCTGCGGACGATGGGGGACAGGACCTACACCGGGCACGTGGAGCGGGCGATCATCGTGGACCTCGTGGCCACGGATGCCAACTGCAGCTCACACATCACGCCCCGGTGGGATCGCGGGTACATCGACGACCTCACGGAGGTCTATCGCCGGCAGATCGACGCGTTGCGCGAAGGATGA